In the Sandaracinus amylolyticus genome, TCCGAGCCGTCGCCCCCGTCGGATGGGGCGCTTCCGTCGAAGCCGATGCGCGCATCGACGGCGTCGATCGGTCCGTCTCCGCGCTCGCGCGCCTCGTAGCACCCGGTCAGCGCGATCGTGATCGCCAGCGCGATCACGCAATTCGCGCGCGAAGTCATGCTCCCCCAGCTCGACATACGAAGGGCGGCAGCATAGCGCGCGCTCGCTCGCACGTCGCTTGCGGGGCGCGGTACAGTCCGCGCATGACGCACACCATCGCGGTGTTGGGGGCGGGCGCGTGGGGCACGGCGCTCGCGAAGGCGCTCTCGGACAAGGGCCACTCGGTCCACCTCTGGTCGTGGCAGAAGCCGCATGCCGATGCGATCCAGCGCGATCGCGCGAACCAGGAGTTCCTGCCGGGCTTCGAGCTCGCGCCGACGCTGCGCGCGACGAGTGATCTCGCGGACGCGCTGAGCGGCGCGGACATGGTGCTCACGGCCGTGCCGACGCACGTGCTGCGCGAGGTGCTCGGCAAAGCCGCGCCCCACCTTCCGAAGGGCGCGCCGATCCTCAGCGTGAGCAAGGGGATCGAGATCAGCACGCTCAAGGTGGTCAGCGGGATCTTCGAGGACTGCGTCCCGAAGGAGGCGCTCGATCGCGTCGCGTACCTCGGCGGGCCGAGCTTCGCGAAGGAAGTCGCGGCGGGGATGCCGACCGCGGTCGTCGTCGCGTGCACGAGCCACGAGGTCGCGTGCCAGTGGCAGGAGGCGCTCGCGACCGATCGGCTGCGCGTCTACACGACCGACGACGTGATCGGCATCGAGCTCGGGGGCGCGCTCAAGAACGTGATCGCGATCGCGGCCGGCGTGAGCGACGGGCTCGGGTTCGGGCACAACTCGCGCGCGGCGCTGATCACGCGTGGGCTCGCCGAGATGACGCGCCTC is a window encoding:
- a CDS encoding NAD(P)H-dependent glycerol-3-phosphate dehydrogenase; translated protein: MTHTIAVLGAGAWGTALAKALSDKGHSVHLWSWQKPHADAIQRDRANQEFLPGFELAPTLRATSDLADALSGADMVLTAVPTHVLREVLGKAAPHLPKGAPILSVSKGIEISTLKVVSGIFEDCVPKEALDRVAYLGGPSFAKEVAAGMPTAVVVACTSHEVACQWQEALATDRLRVYTTDDVIGIELGGALKNVIAIAAGVSDGLGFGHNSRAALITRGLAEMTRLATKMGAHPLTLAGLGGMGDLVLTCTGDLSRNRTVGLELGKGRKLDDILAGMTQVAEGVRTTKAAYALAQREGCEMPITDAMYRILYEGQSPLEATVELMTRRKRAERD